The genome window CGCTTCCCAAACACGATCACAGCGTTTTCTTTGATCGTATCCTTCAACTCCGCCTTCGACCTCTTGAGATAATGAACTGATGAAGCAGAATTTCCATTGCTGGTGGCTTTACCGATTGAAAGGCTTAAAGGGCTTTCTTTTCTTGGCATTGGTAGCCATGTTTTGTATGGAAGTGCTTCTTGCATGGCTTTTTCCCGGTAGTGTGTGTACCTGAGCGTGCGGTGGTGtgtgttttggaagaaatctatGACAGTACTGTATAGGATTGTGAGAATGCTTGTGTTCAAGGAATACATGGAAGTTCTTGCTTTATATATACATCAGGAAACGGAGATGCCCGGAATCGGATCGGGTTTGGTTTTTTAGTTTCTCTTGGGTGGGTGTCTGGAGTGGGGACGGGTGCTTTCTTTGTGGTTGGTTCGGCTGGGGTGGGGTATGTGAGTGCTGAGGTGGGGGGAGGTGACTTGAAAGAGTCCAACGTCAACGGCAGTTACGCTTTCTTACGCGTTACATAGGTTGTGGCTTACGTTTCATTATCTCAcaagcaattttttttcttttttttttttcttttattgtgtAAATTATACAAACGGTCTTGAAGGTTTCCGAAATTATGAAAGAATCCCTAAGGTTCTAAGAACTATTAAGGTCTTACCGTGTAAACATTCATCGACTCGTTTTTGTTTATCATTACATATCACTTTAACTCCGAGTGATCATGGGCTACACTTTCCATTAAGGTACAAGAAGGGCATTAATTAGTATATTAGCAAACATTTTATGTTGACATCCAAAATAATGGAAGATTATACAGCGTAATGACTTCGTTTAGAAAAAACTGTGAAATCCCATTTCGAACTCTATGAGATTCATTGAAAATTGTACTTAGTACTTGCAAAAGTTATGGTTAGCTGAAACATTGTGTAATTCTATCAATAATACGGTCAAATTATCAGTCTCTTAAACTGACTACTTTCGTCAATTTTTTGTAAGTGTTTCTTGTTTCGACTTTCAAACCATCAGTTTGAAAGGTATGCAGGTATTACCAAATGGAGAAACTGGAATTGGTAAGAAGCATTAAGATTGCGACTTTAAGAAGTTAAATAGGAGGTGATTGCAATTGTAGGAAAGCATAGGAAGGTTAGTATAATTTACATGTTTCCTTGTCTAGCGTATCAATCCATCATTGGTTATCCCATGAGCAACGTCCCACTGATTAGGATATTTCAGCCTCACCACCTCATCTAAAATGGGATTTTGTATTAAATGTAGACTTTATTTGTACATTGCAATGGAGTCGGGCCAAGGCCGAACTGCTTGGGTATAGAAAAATCTTAAAGCAGTCGTGATTTCAGACACACATTCGTCACCAAATACAAGAAAACGAAGCCTAATAAGTAGGCATGAATCATCATGCTTAAGTGGGCAAAAGATTATCTCCTCAATTTCAGAAAGCCACCCCATCAACCAGATATTTTTATTGGCAATTATTCCTTTCTTTCTACGTTAATTACAATGCTTGTCTGTAGATTAAGAATTGACCCATGCTCTGTCTCCAGCTCTCATATATCTTTACTAATATAACGTAATAAGAAGTTCCGCGGTCAATTGTCCAAGGGTTCCACTCAACTGTGTTCCTTTGGTGGTCCAATGCTTGTATATATATCAAAGTTTcttatttgttcttcaaattgcattcaaaagcaaaaatatcaatgatttGCCTGtaagaaaactaaaaaacaAAGAGGGAGTGAAAAGAAGTGAAccacaaattttaaataaagtgACTTCTATAAGGTGAAAGCAAGAATAACGATTCAATTCATGCGTACAAACACGATATAACTGCTTAACTTAGCATActcttgtttaattttttttttttataaaaaaactaGGGAATGAGGTTTAAGAAGCAGAGAAGAGAAATAAGAGAATTGAATCGAATcacttataatttttaatttttgaaatttcaatatTAACCATTAGACTGAAATCTTCCCCGCAGACTATTATGTAAGTCTCGTTGGCTGTATATTGAATGAGATTAATTTGATTTTCATATCTAATTTTTTTGAATGTAAATAAAGTACTGAAATTGTAACTAAAATTTTACCTGATTTTGAACCGAGCAAATTAGATGATAAAGTaagattattatttttttcacctTACTTATGGAAATAAACAACCatcttcaccattttctttccttctgaTCTGATGGTGTAACAATAAAATAACAGTCAAGCAAGAATCAcgcataatattaaaaaattccaTTCCACATGAGCAACTCTCACATCAAGTCTCTGTTTGTTTCCATATGAACtaagcaaaaatttttttcaaaaaggcccaaaaattttgattaaattaagAAAACGACACATGCGGTGATGTAATGTAAACGGACGAGAGCAGACAAAAGAGCCGCTCGCGGACGGTGCGCAATGACGACGTCAGCTAAAGGACAACGTTGGAATCAAGAAGACGTCACCAACCCCTACAACTGACGTCACGATAAGTGTAAAGGCGGGTCCCAGCAGAGTTTCGGGGGCGGGCATTGGTGATGACGTCATTCCGAAGAAGTAATAGTGTGCGTGTTTTCCGCTTCCACGTGGAGAATGACGTCTGCGTGACAAAAAACAAAGAGCTTTGAGCCACAGGATTGCCGGAGGACGCGTTTGTTTGAGGTCAATTTGCTCATGTCTCCGTCTATTAGATGTGAAAGTATTTAAGATTAGATTCGGCGTTGTCTCGTTTCTTTCATAGCTAACTTGGCATTTTCCGCAAACGGCCAAACCCACCACTCCATTTCTATTATACCCCTTCTTGAGGTTTCTTTTGATAGTATTGAAATGCATGtccaaattttccaactttaCCCATTGATAATTTACTATGAACAATATCAACTTTATCATTACAGTGTAacgaattttcattttttgaagtttttatttttttaatttttagtactATTTAACAATTCTGAAAACAcactgagtttgtttggataagaatttatttggatgattcaTTTGATCcagttactgtagcactttttatgatgtgatgtatgtgagataaaaaggtgattgggatttgtgagaataaattttgcaaaccaaattctctctatccaaacaaactcactaCTATTTTCAAcactaaaaaaatttatttttccactAATTTTTGCTTAAGTATATTGATTAGggttcattcaaaatttttcaaagccATGCCATATGGAATTAATTTGTTGTAAGCATGTTTAAAACTAAACACGACTTGTTATATAAAATTGTACATTTTCTCCAAAAACTGCTGAAAAGGGGATGTCCAGATGCTAAATTCATGCTGAATGATAAGGGTAAACCAAAAGTAGCTGAAATCTTTTCTTTcatctaatttttcttattggtttttttttaagtgggatttttttttatcttattgATTATTTGTTCTTATCtcgatggttttttttttttttttttttttgcatcatGCTCAATGTAAAATCTATTTTATGTCATGTCAAATACACAATTGCGTGGAAGATTTGAGGGTTAATCCATGGAATAGAGAAATCCATAATGTTAATAATGGCAAATCTTTCTTGTCAATCACATCTAATGAAAGCTTCAACTTTCTCACGGAGTCTGCGATACCAATTGATTAAAGTGGATCGTAAAGTCCTTAGCAGATTTTTCCTGTTCTTAGTGCtacatttttctaacaaaaatgTTTTAATAGCCTGTAATCGTTTGTTGGTAAATAATAATGCAATGTTTCTAGAACCTTTAACAAACTAGCTTGTTAGGTCATAGGTGCTTGTTTAGAGCTACCCGGTTTGGACGGCCATTTTTCATTGAAAATTTGTATCGTTTCCGCGATcacatttttctattattttttttctcatatacatcaaatcgctacagtaatttttttacaaaaaattcaagaaaatacaatagaataaaaaaaatcttcatgcttaaaaaaaaaatcttattgaATCTTCatgcaatataataaaaaaatcttaTTCAATCTTCATGCTTAAccaacaataatttttttaaatgaatagaataaaaaaaaagataggggATTAcaatttcttcatcttcttgagTAATCTGTCTCAAATGTCCCATTCGGTGACACATGAAAAAAATTACTTGTAGACAAGAAAAATGTTATGAGGGAAACTTGAGTGGTTAATCATTTATACCTGCAAACGAACATAGACATGAAATCTCCTTGTTGGCCCTTGCAAAATTAAAGGGGTTTTAATTTTATTAAGCATAATTGCTAGAAGACTAGAAATTTATGACCGGTGTATCAAACGAAAGCAGCCACAATCATTAACTTCCCATCGTGTTTCTCGTGCTAACTTTAGCAGCCTCAGTCAGCTGAGATTTGTGTACCACAAAATATGTTAGTGATGTTCAATCtatttgttttgttgtttagtGGAAATCAGTGGAAAATGTCTGAACCTATGTAACTGTGATTTGATGAATATTTCTGGAATGTTGATTTTTGGGGAGTAGATATAGACAAAATTAGTAATTGATGTTTGATTCACGATTTTCATGCTTAATTTTGTTTCGGTCTTCGAAAAGAGTGAATTATTGAAAACCAAAATGTTTAGGGTTACCATCAAATCAAGATAAAAAGTTGGAACATACGATTCTCGACGAgtatttaattaacaaaaaataaaatacaaatcccttcaattatcttttctcaaaaatttctCATCTCATACTATAAACaattgctttgaaaatttttcctttccCAAGGTGACTCTCTGTGGAAAAGGATGGTGATGCGTGATACAAATTCTCATtaagggagaaaaaaactctcgCTAGAAAaactctacaagaaaagaaatttctcattaggaaattgaaatttcttttttttttttttggagaagacAATATTCTCACTGAAAATTTTAGAAGAGTCTTTATTACCtacaaatacacaaataaaatattaagaggAGTGGGGGAAGAGGAGAGCCTctaaagaaaactaaaaatggcttttttgttggaaaattaattttgatttgTGTCACATCCTGTAGAAAGTGCGGCCGAGGAAAAACAGGAGGAAAATAAATCCAGGACACCTTTCAAAAAgacaaagagaaaattaaaaaaaaaatccacgaCAGGCTTGACCTACAATGCAATGGAGGACCATAACTAATCATGGACCTCAAGGGTCCAGGCCTTCAACCACAGATTCCAATAGTGACTTTGACTTTGGATATTTGCTCGCTACACGCTAAAACCACCACCGACggacctccttttttttttgggtaataaCCTATTATTATCCCTCGTCGATCGCTCGAggagattttttttccttaaattattttccttttctttaaaaCTGAGGGAGCTTCCTCAAGACATATTTATGGTGTATGATTAACCACGTAATTAATAACCTTAACCACGTTTCTGCCTattatcatctttttcattagaGGCTTAATGATCTTAGTGCAGATGTTGAATGTGGTTGTACATTCGTCCCAAAAACTTTCCTTGTTTGGACAGTAAAGAGAAATTGCTACgtttccgtgaacacattttttaattacctttttacctcacatgtatcaaattgttatagtaatttttctacaaaaaatccagaaaaatgcaaacaagttATTTGCACTTAAAATTGTGTATTGGTGGATAATATTCTCTTTTTTCTGCCTTTTCTTTTGAGTAGTGAAATGATGTACTCGAGAAAAGGCAAAcgatatttaaatttttattttgatgaCAATTCTTGTTaaaatgatgatgaaattatcccttttagaATCCAAATTGCATTTATATGTGGAAGGacaattttggcatttaatTCAATAATGGCTGTAGAAGTAAAATTCAAACAGTCGAATTAACATCACCCTTGAGAAcaggataaaaagaaaaaataattttctccTAGGGATGGCTCGAAAAGGTAAATGTTATGCAAATTCTATAATTGAGCAGTTCAAATTATTGGCATTTGTCTCATTCACATGAGGTCAAGGGAGCAATCATTCAGGCCTCTGGTCCAATCTTTGCCTTTGCATCAGTAGCAATTCACAGAAAAACATACGCATTTTTATCCCTAAACTtacgattttcatttttcttgaaaaataatcaaaagTAAAACCAGAATAATTGTTGGAAAGGGGTCTGTCCATCTCTTTACTTTTGCCTTCAGTTCAATTCAAAGCTTGAAACAgctaaatgaaataaaatatctAGTTCCTATCCCTTGGACCAGACGACATTTGTTGACATGTCAGTGGGTAGGATTTGAATTTGATGCTTTAAAGTTTAaatttgattcatttgattcaaattcaaatccaTCAAATTTTATTAGACCCAAACCTTTATGAGTCTGAATAAGTAAATCCAGACTCGAACTCTGATGAATTTAAATATCTAATGAGTATTCTTTTTTAACATATAGTGAAGAACtaaagtaaaatattttaaaaatatatagaattcaaaaataatataaatatcatctaatttttattttcaaataataaaattaacatcCAAGAAGTTGAATTTATAATATGATGGATTCAAAGAAAAAACTATTATCAactacttttatttattttccaaaCTTCATCGGCATCCACATTCAATCGATCTAAGTTATTTTTGTAAATGTACTGAATAAAATCCGACCCAATGATATTCCTAGACACCGCAAGTACACAGTCAAAGGCCATGCGCTGTTTCCTCAGAaggcaaaaatgaaaagaaaaatgtggaCTTGGGCGGTCCACGCTCCCGAGATtggaaaacatttaacatgcgCGCATGTTTATCCTTCATGGAGACAGCGTTCGTTGTAAGGTCGGAAAAAGTTCTGATTGATCATCAGCACCGTATGATGAAAGGCATGCAAATTCCGCCACATACTCGGGCTTCCTGTCCCAGCCAGCCACCGTCCAAACACGTATACTCGGGCATCCTACCCCAGCCAGCCACCgcccaaacacacacacacacacacgtaaACAAACACTTGCTCAAGAGAAAAGTGCGGAGGACCAACAGGAGAAATGGATCTTTCTCAGTTTAGCAGGGACCAAGTGACTTGGCTCGCAAGAAAGAACGATTCAAGAGACAACTTGCATCAACTCTCAGGGGAGAAATGGACatagttttcttttattttggtcaaATGCTTTTGACAGAAGCAAttcaagccaaaaaaaaagggaaggaagaTTTGCAAAATGTATAGCAAACTACTGAAATTGACTTGCTCACTTCACATCATCTCAAAAGAGTTCCCTTTTGTCTCTACCACCGCAAGTAACTACTCAAACTTTAAATGATTTACCAATTCTGAAGGTTTCAAGAAGAGTAGGTACCACTCATATGTCACAGTGAAAACCCTGCTGTCTTTCACATAATTTCAGAATGGGTGCTTCGATCTAAATTGGATCCCAAAACACGTTAAATTTTAAGGGTTACTTCTTCCCTGTGCTCAACTTCATGTCGTGCAGATTTAGCAAGAGATCGTCTGAGCTCAGATAGACCTTGTTGTTAGAATGAGAGAGGATGCTTGCAATTTCTCTTGCTGCTTCAATTCTCCTCAGTGAGATGAAGGCTGGATTGTTTGAGATTGCTTCACCGATCAGCTGAGCACTCTTAGCCTCACCCTGGAAGTCAAAAGAATGATAATGTTCTTCAGCAACTTTAACAATGGGCATGTATTTGTTTTAACACAAGGCCAATAAATGTGTATATTGATACTAACATAAGGCCAATGAATGTGTATATTGATACTAAACAATCTCCCCAACACccacctcccaaaagagagaaacaagaaaaagaagccAAAGCACCGCTTACCTGTGCTCTGATAATTGCGCTTCGCTTGTCTTGCTCAGCCTTTTCCACAACAAACTTGGCCCTCTCGGCTTCTTGTGCAGCAACCTGTTTAGCTTCAATTGCAGCTGTGAATTCTTTCCCAAAAGTCAGGCTTGTGATCGACACATCATCCAGAGCAATGTTGAACTGGGCTGCTCTTTCTGTCAAAACTTTCCGTATCTCCCTACTGACAGCCTATGGAATTTACGAAACTAAATTTGAGCTCAAAATTTTAGATGACTCCTAGTCTCCTTGCATGCAAGTGCGGTGgtacccgaaaaaaaaaatgcttatcAAATAATACACATTGACATGATAAATCAGTGTGCTAAACTAGAGCAAAAACTCAGAAGGAAACATTTGGATCTATGGAAGCTTTAAAGTTGTTCTGTAACTAGCCAGACACCAAATCTGGCAAATGTCACGCATTTAAACAGATGAGACCCAACTATGTACCTCTCTCTGGGTGATGAGCTGGCTAGCATTGTATTGGGCAACCACAGCTTTCAATGTTTCATGAATTATAGAAGGTAGGACTCTTTCGTTAAAATTCTCACCAAGGGTTCGATAAATAGTAGGCAACTGATCTGCCTCTGGACGAGTGAGCACTCGAAGACCAATTTTCACCTGTACAACAAAATCCAAGATTTTTCAGCAAAACCACAATATGCTCCAACGAAATTCAATAAAGAGCCCGAGAACAGACAGCATAGACTGCAAAAACTCCAACTTTAGGTGCTAACTGTATGTGAAACTCCCAAAGAATTATTTCAACCATTTGGTTTTGGCCAATACTGTTCTCAACTGGTTGGACTTGGTTTTCCACGCCAAAAAAAAGGTACTGGAAAAAACTATCCACCAATGCTGACTTAACTCACAACAAACTCAAATTTAGGCAATGAACAAATAAACATAGAAAAGAAACTGAATACAAATCAAAAGTCCTAATACATGATCTGATCCATCCAACAGCATTCAGCTATCCAAAATGATCTCAAATTGCAGCATTTGGCATTGACAAAATCAAGTTCTATGTACTGCACTTGTATTCAATATAAATGTATCTTCTAATAATACCCAAATCTTTCCAAGAGCTTGAAGGAAAAAACAAGGATCTCTATACTGCCCATTCAAGATAGGGATAGAAGCAATATAGCATCACAGCTTGGTCTCAAAAGCCATGGACAGTTGATCCAAGTATTCACCAAAATGTTACAAGTTATACAATCGGGCAGTTTACAACCACATTATGCTCTTCTTTTGCTTGAGAAACATGCACATACATGTAGTAGGTGAGGACTTACCATTTGCAGGTCACGGCTACCTGATGTACTCTCAACTAAATTAGGTCGCGCACGAACATCATAGATGGTTGGCCTCTCAAACCATGGGATCATCAAATGTGTGCCTTCAGGATAGACCTGCacataaaaagtaaaaaagcaGCATATCAGCACATATAAACATGAATTCATACCTAGAAGGTACAGATGAAGCTTGagacacaaatgaaaagctACAATAGACCATTCAAACCACACCAGAAATAGCACAGACATAAAATGGAGCTAAAGAGATCCATTGCTGCACACAATAAATATTATGCTCCCCACTGGTAAATTTAATGCCCCCTTATTGACATAGCATGAGCAGATGTTTAGAGAAGTCAGCATATGCCATAGTGCTATATCATATAACAAAAAACCCAAGAGGCTATGTATGTTAGCCTGACACCTACAAAGCGCCCCCCATTTTTGTCCTTTAGCACTTCAAATTAGTGATTAGTGCTACAAGGATCGAGAAAACCTACTAAACCATACTCAAAGGCACCAAAGTATCTGCCATTAGACCGCCCAGCTGCCACTCTCAAATCAATTTTCAATCTGTACAACACAGAACCGGTTGAGGATCTCAGTAGTCAAATTAGGGCAATTTAATGTATAATAGAGTTATTATCAACAAAAGCTCATCACCGAATCCTTTACGCATTTTGAACATACACTTATCGAAGCAAAGAGCACCCATAATATGAATTTCTCTCAATAACTTAAGCCAATTGCTCCACACCTTTTTATACAATAAACCATCACTGATCCTCTTCTCAAAACA of Coffea arabica cultivar ET-39 chromosome 5c, Coffea Arabica ET-39 HiFi, whole genome shotgun sequence contains these proteins:
- the LOC113689803 gene encoding glutaredoxin-C9-like; this translates as MYSLNTSILTILYSTVIDFFQNTHHRTLRYTHYREKAMQEALPYKTWLPMPRKESPLSLSIGKATSNGNSASSVHYLKRSKAELKDTIKENAVIVFGKRGCCMSHVVKRLLQGLGVNPPVYEVDDEDENEVISELERINGGGGDNRDRGRVQFPAVFIGGQLFGGLDRIMATHITGELTPILKKAGALWL
- the LOC113690980 gene encoding prohibitin-1, mitochondrial produces the protein MNFNNMKVPKVPGGGAASALIKLGLVAGLGVYGVANSLYNVEGGHRAIVFNRVVGVKDKVYPEGTHLMIPWFERPTIYDVRARPNLVESTSGSRDLQMVKIGLRVLTRPEADQLPTIYRTLGENFNERVLPSIIHETLKAVVAQYNASQLITQREAVSREIRKVLTERAAQFNIALDDVSITSLTFGKEFTAAIEAKQVAAQEAERAKFVVEKAEQDKRSAIIRAQGEAKSAQLIGEAISNNPAFISLRRIEAAREIASILSHSNNKVYLSSDDLLLNLHDMKLSTGKK